The proteins below are encoded in one region of Pelecanus crispus isolate bPelCri1 chromosome 4, bPelCri1.pri, whole genome shotgun sequence:
- the RRH gene encoding visual pigment-like receptor peropsin, with amino-acid sequence MHWNNSSNSSESDNEAHSAFTQTEHNIVAAYLITAGVISIFSNIVVLGIFVKYKELRTATNAIIINLAFTDIGVSGIGYPMSAASDLHGSWKFGYTGCQIYAALNIFFGMASIGLLTVVAVDRYLTICRPDIGRRMTTRSYATLILAAWINAVFWASMPTVGWASYAPDPTGATCTVNWRKNDVSFVSYTMSVIAVNFVVPLTVMFYCYYNVSRTMKQYASSNCLESINVDWSDQVDVTKMSVAMILMFLVAWSPYSIVCLWSSFGDPKKISPAMAIIAPLFAKSSTFYNPCIYVAANKKFRRAILAMVRCQTRQEITINNALPMSVSQSALTS; translated from the exons ATGCATTGGAACAATTCATCCAATTCCTCAGAAAGTGACAATGAAGCTCATTCAGCCTTTACACAGACTGAGCACAACATAGTTGCAGCTTACTTAATAACAGCAG gaGTAATAAGCATTTTCAGTAACATTGTTGTGTTAGGCATCTTTGTTAAGTACAAAGAGCTTCGGACAGCAACCAACGCAATTATTATCAACTTGGCTTTTACTGACATTGGTGTTAGTGGCATTGGTTACCCCATGTCTGCGGCCTCAGACCTGCATGGAAGCTGGAAATTTGGATATACTGGATGCCAG atctATGCTGccttaaatatcttttttggGATGGCGAGTATTGGTTTGCTCACTGTTGTTGCAGTTGACCGTTATCTGACAATCTGCAGGCCTGATATAG GAAGAAGAATGACTACCCGTAGCTATGCCACTCTAATCCTTGCTGCTTGGATAAATGCAGTCTTTTGGGCTTCCATGCCTACTGTAGGCTGGGCTAGCTACGCTCCGGATCCGACTGGAGCAACGTGCACAGTAAATTGGAGGAAAAATGATGT GTCCTTTGTTTCCTACACAATGAGTGTAATTGCTGTTAATTTTGTTGTACCCTTAACAGTCATGTTTTACTGTTATTACAATGTTTCCCGGACAATGAAACAATATGCCAGCAGTAACTGCCTGGAGAGCATCAATGTAGATTGGTCTGACCAAGTAGATGTGACAAAG ATGTCTGTTGCGATGATTTTAATGTTCTTGGTGGCATGGTCTCCATATTCTATTGTGTGTTTATGGTCTTCCTTTGGAGACCCAAAGAAAATTTCTCCTGCAATGGCCATCATAGCTCCTCTATTCGCAAAATCTTCCACATTCTATAATCCCTGCATTTATGTTGCTGCAAACAAAAA GTTTCGGAGGGCAATCCTGGCGATGGTGCGATGTCAGACAAGACAAGAGATAACTATAAACAATGCCTTGCCCATGAGTGTATCTCAAAGTGCACTGACATCGTAG
- the GAR1 gene encoding H/ACA ribonucleoprotein complex subunit 1, producing MSFRGRGGRGGGFNRGGGGGGDRGGFNRGGRGGFGRGGGRGGFNRGGYDQGPPERVVLLGEFMHPCEDDIVCKCKTEENKVPYFNAPVYLDNKEQIGKVDEIFGQLRDFYFSVKLSENMKASSFKKMQKFYIDPAKLLPLQRFLPRPPGEKGPPRGGGRGGRGGGRGGGRGSGRGGFGGGRGGGFRGGRGGGRGGRGGGGGFRGRGY from the exons ATGTCTTTTcgtggaagaggaggaagaggaggtggctTCAATCGTGGAGGAGGTGGCGGGGGTGACAGAGGTGGCTTTAATCGCGGTGGACGAGGTGGCTTTGGACGGGGAGGTGGACGAGGAGGCTTCAACAGAGGCGGATATGACCAGGGGCCTCCGGAAAGGGTAGTTT tattgGGAGAGTTCATGCATCCGTGTGAAGATGACATTGTTTGTAAatgtaaaacagaagaaaacaaagtgccTTATTTCAACGCCCCAGTGTACTTGGATAATAAGGAACAGATTGGCAAAGTGGATGAAATCTTTGGACAGCTGAGAGATTTT tatttttcagtgaaactgtCTGAGAACATGAAAGcctcttcatttaaaaaaatgcaaaag TTTTACATTGATCCAGCAAAGTTGCTACCCCTTCAGAGATTTTTGCCAAGGCCACCTGGAGAAAAAGGTCCTCCCAGAGGAGGTGGTAGAGGAGGACGTGGTGGTGGAcgtggaggaggaagaggcagtggTAGAG GAGGatttggaggaggaagaggaggaggattcagaggaggaagaggtggaggaagaggaggaagaggtggtggaggaggcTTTCGGG GAAGAGGATACTAA
- the LRIT3 gene encoding leucine-rich repeat, immunoglobulin-like domain and transmembrane domain-containing protein 3 isoform X2 — protein sequence MHLFIYFYLLMSFFEEVHGFCPSQCTCIYHGRSDGTGTRSVLCNDPDMYEIPVNVPVDTVKLRIEKTVIRRIPTEAFYYLVDLKYLWVTYNCVANIDISSFYNLKQLHELRLDGNLLSTFPWESLAEMPNLRTLDLHNNKVTSIPADAGRYLRNLTYLDISSNKLTTLPSDLMDIWPPFSEAVLSKNTDILATQRVILGLQDNPWFCDCRISKLIEFSKIVDNSVVLLDPLVSCSGPESLAGVLFQRAELEQCLKPSVMTSATKITSPLGSNVLLRCDATGYPTPQLTWTRSDNIPVNYTVIQETPGEGVRWSIISLTGISYKDAGEYRCKAKNLAGMSEAAVTVTVVGVVTTTVSPQKYGRKQEAERQSTTQEESKQEAEKTTTPLPTTSTTTALVSTERSTSIRFTDKKQSRPAFDGKKSSKAMTNGNKKQTGEISKKGEETSLNTAGLAEQNVTVKNLRVISETDERVTLTWKTVNATSNSAVTVLYSKYGEKDMLPLSTDSSKSKVTIDGLEPSTQYMACVSPKGVPPTKEQCIIFSTDRLNDENSSQFSILILASSAACVVVLPLIFFLLYKVLKLHVKPKTAKEADLSKETYVKFETLSLKPRTVNAGEQRWARRYTDDSERLLLCSRSSMDSQMTFKSEGSRSEYLC from the exons ATGCATCTGTTTATTTACTTCTACCTCCTAATGAGCTTTTTTGAAGAAGTGCATGGTTTTTGTCCTTCACAATGCACTTGCATTTACCATGGCAGAAGTGATGGCACTGGAACAAG gtcTGTGCTCTGTAATGATCCTGACATGTACGAGATCCCTGTGAATGTTCCTGTGGATACTGTAAAACTTCGTATAGAGAAAACTGTCATACGAAGGATTCCAACTGAAGCCTTTTACTACCTAGTAGATCTCAAATACCTGTGGGTAACTTACAACTGTGTAGCCAACATTGATATCAGCAGTTTCTATAACTTGAAGCAACTGCATGAGCTACGGCTGGATGGTAATCTGCTCTCGACTTTCCCTTGGGAATCACTGGCAGAGATGCCCAACCTACGGACTCTTGATTTACACAACAATAAGGTGACCAGCATTCCTGCTGATGCTGGCCGGTACCTGAGAAACCTCACCTACCTGGACATATCCAGCAACAAGCTAACCACATTGCCATCAGACTTGATGGACATTTGGCCCCCCTTCTCAGAAGCTGTCCTGTCCAAGAACACAGACATTCTGGCAACCCAGAGAGTAATTTTGG GTTTGCAGGACAACCCATGGTTTTGTGACTGTCGCATTTCAAAGCTAATCGAATTTTCCAAAATTGTGGACAACTCAGTTGTACTTCTTGATCCATTGGTTTCATGTAGTGGACCTGAGAGCCTGGCAGGAGTCTTGTTCCAGAGAGCTGAGTTAGAGCAGTGTCTTAAACCATCTGTGATGACGTCGGCAACAAAAATCACTTCCCCGCTGGGAAGCAACGTTCTGCTACGCTGCGATGCAACTGGGTACCCAACACCACAGCTTACTTGGACTAGGTCAGACAATATACCAGTGAACTATACAG TAATTCAAGAAACACCTGGAGAGGGTGTCAGATGGTCCATAATAAGCTTGACAGGGATTTCATACAAGGATGCAGGAGAATACAGATGTAAAGCCAAGAACTTAGCAGGAATGTCAGAAGCTGCTGTTACTGTCACAGTGGTTGGTGTAGTTACTACAACTGTGTCACCACAGAAGTATGGAAGGAAACAAGAGGCAGAGAGACAGAGCACCACTCAGGAGGAATCCAAGCAGGAAGCTGAGAAGACAACCACACCTCTTCCCACCACATCAACCACCACAGCACTGGTTAGCACTGAAAGATCAACAAGCATCAGGTTTACTGACAAGAAGCAATCCAGGCCTGCCTTCGATGGAAAGAAAAGTTCAAAGGCAATgacaaatggaaacaaaaagcag ACTGGGGAGATAAGCAAGAAAGGTGAGGAGACTTCATTGAATACAGCAGGTCTGGCTGAGCAAAATGTTACTGTAAAAAACCTAAGAGTGATCAGTGAAACTGATGAAAGAGTGACCTTAACTTGGAAAACTGTCAATGCCACAAGCAACTCTGCAGTGACTGTGTTATACTCAAAGTATGGTGAGAAAGATATGTTGCCTCTGAGCACTGATTCTAGCAAAAGCAAAGTCACAATTGATGGTTTGGAACCTAGTACTCAATATATGGCATGTGTCTCACCTAAAGGAGTGCCACCTACAAAAGAGCAGTGCATTATTTTCTCCACTGATAGGTTAAATGATGAAAACAGCTCTCAGTTTTCTATTCTGATATTGGCCAGCAGTGCAGCATGTGTGGTTGTTTTacctttgatatttttcttactctacaaagttttaaaacttcatGTGAAACCAAAAACTGCAAAGGAAGCTGACCTGTCAAAAGAGACCTACGTGAAATTTGAAACACTATCTCTGAAGCCTCGAACAGTAAATGCAGGAGAGCAGCGCTGGGCACGAAGGTACACAGATGACTCGGAAAGACTTCTCCTTTGTTCTAGGTCAAGCATGGATTCTCAAATGACCTTCAAAAGTGAGGGCTCTAGGTCTGAGTATCTGTGCTGA
- the LRIT3 gene encoding leucine-rich repeat, immunoglobulin-like domain and transmembrane domain-containing protein 3 isoform X1: MHLFIYFYLLMSFFEEVHGFCPSQCTCIYHGRSDGTGTRSVLCNDPDMYEIPVNVPVDTVKLRIEKTVIRRIPTEAFYYLVDLKYLWVTYNCVANIDISSFYNLKQLHELRLDGNLLSTFPWESLAEMPNLRTLDLHNNKVTSIPADAGRYLRNLTYLDISSNKLTTLPSDLMDIWPPFSEAVLSKNTDILATQRVILGLQDNPWFCDCRISKLIEFSKIVDNSVVLLDPLVSCSGPESLAGVLFQRAELEQCLKPSVMTSATKITSPLGSNVLLRCDATGYPTPQLTWTRSDNIPVNYTVIQETPGEGVRWSIISLTGISYKDAGEYRCKAKNLAGMSEAAVTVTVVGVVTTTVSPQKYGRKQEAERQSTTQEESKQEAEKTTTPLPTTSTTTALVSTERSTSIRFTDKKQSRPAFDGKKSSKAMTNGNKKQAGEISKKGEETKQTGEISKKGEETSLNTAGLAEQNVTVKNLRVISETDERVTLTWKTVNATSNSAVTVLYSKYGEKDMLPLSTDSSKSKVTIDGLEPSTQYMACVSPKGVPPTKEQCIIFSTDRLNDENSSQFSILILASSAACVVVLPLIFFLLYKVLKLHVKPKTAKEADLSKETYVKFETLSLKPRTVNAGEQRWARRYTDDSERLLLCSRSSMDSQMTFKSEGSRSEYLC, from the exons ATGCATCTGTTTATTTACTTCTACCTCCTAATGAGCTTTTTTGAAGAAGTGCATGGTTTTTGTCCTTCACAATGCACTTGCATTTACCATGGCAGAAGTGATGGCACTGGAACAAG gtcTGTGCTCTGTAATGATCCTGACATGTACGAGATCCCTGTGAATGTTCCTGTGGATACTGTAAAACTTCGTATAGAGAAAACTGTCATACGAAGGATTCCAACTGAAGCCTTTTACTACCTAGTAGATCTCAAATACCTGTGGGTAACTTACAACTGTGTAGCCAACATTGATATCAGCAGTTTCTATAACTTGAAGCAACTGCATGAGCTACGGCTGGATGGTAATCTGCTCTCGACTTTCCCTTGGGAATCACTGGCAGAGATGCCCAACCTACGGACTCTTGATTTACACAACAATAAGGTGACCAGCATTCCTGCTGATGCTGGCCGGTACCTGAGAAACCTCACCTACCTGGACATATCCAGCAACAAGCTAACCACATTGCCATCAGACTTGATGGACATTTGGCCCCCCTTCTCAGAAGCTGTCCTGTCCAAGAACACAGACATTCTGGCAACCCAGAGAGTAATTTTGG GTTTGCAGGACAACCCATGGTTTTGTGACTGTCGCATTTCAAAGCTAATCGAATTTTCCAAAATTGTGGACAACTCAGTTGTACTTCTTGATCCATTGGTTTCATGTAGTGGACCTGAGAGCCTGGCAGGAGTCTTGTTCCAGAGAGCTGAGTTAGAGCAGTGTCTTAAACCATCTGTGATGACGTCGGCAACAAAAATCACTTCCCCGCTGGGAAGCAACGTTCTGCTACGCTGCGATGCAACTGGGTACCCAACACCACAGCTTACTTGGACTAGGTCAGACAATATACCAGTGAACTATACAG TAATTCAAGAAACACCTGGAGAGGGTGTCAGATGGTCCATAATAAGCTTGACAGGGATTTCATACAAGGATGCAGGAGAATACAGATGTAAAGCCAAGAACTTAGCAGGAATGTCAGAAGCTGCTGTTACTGTCACAGTGGTTGGTGTAGTTACTACAACTGTGTCACCACAGAAGTATGGAAGGAAACAAGAGGCAGAGAGACAGAGCACCACTCAGGAGGAATCCAAGCAGGAAGCTGAGAAGACAACCACACCTCTTCCCACCACATCAACCACCACAGCACTGGTTAGCACTGAAAGATCAACAAGCATCAGGTTTACTGACAAGAAGCAATCCAGGCCTGCCTTCGATGGAAAGAAAAGTTCAAAGGCAATgacaaatggaaacaaaaagcaggCTGGGGAGATAAGCAAGAAAG GTGAGGAGACAAAGCAGACTGGGGAGATAAGCAAGAAAGGTGAGGAGACTTCATTGAATACAGCAGGTCTGGCTGAGCAAAATGTTACTGTAAAAAACCTAAGAGTGATCAGTGAAACTGATGAAAGAGTGACCTTAACTTGGAAAACTGTCAATGCCACAAGCAACTCTGCAGTGACTGTGTTATACTCAAAGTATGGTGAGAAAGATATGTTGCCTCTGAGCACTGATTCTAGCAAAAGCAAAGTCACAATTGATGGTTTGGAACCTAGTACTCAATATATGGCATGTGTCTCACCTAAAGGAGTGCCACCTACAAAAGAGCAGTGCATTATTTTCTCCACTGATAGGTTAAATGATGAAAACAGCTCTCAGTTTTCTATTCTGATATTGGCCAGCAGTGCAGCATGTGTGGTTGTTTTacctttgatatttttcttactctacaaagttttaaaacttcatGTGAAACCAAAAACTGCAAAGGAAGCTGACCTGTCAAAAGAGACCTACGTGAAATTTGAAACACTATCTCTGAAGCCTCGAACAGTAAATGCAGGAGAGCAGCGCTGGGCACGAAGGTACACAGATGACTCGGAAAGACTTCTCCTTTGTTCTAGGTCAAGCATGGATTCTCAAATGACCTTCAAAAGTGAGGGCTCTAGGTCTGAGTATCTGTGCTGA